DNA from Geobacillus vulcani PSS1:
ACATGGAGATGATTCGGCGTCATCGGTTGATCCACCTTCCAAGCCAGCAGCACCACCGCATACTCGACGCCATGGATCGGTCCCTCGTAGCGATACACGCGGTAACGCTCCTTCCCCACCGTGACGAGGCGGGTGTCGTTGGGCTCGATATAGCGGGCGAACTCCTTTGCTTGGACGGCGATGCCTTTCGGATAGAGAATCCGGTTCGTCTTGAGCATGGCGATGACATGGAATCCTTGTTTCAGGCAGGCTTCGATGAGCGCTTGGGACGGATACCATGAATCCATGAGCACATACACCGGCTGAGCCCACTTCCCCTTGAGCGAAGAAAGCATCTCGATCGCCAGGTCGATTTTGCTTCTTCCCGCTGTCTTGTCATACAGACGAAAGGCGAACGGAAACGCTTGCGTGAAGGTGTGCACCATCAGGCAAACGAGCGAATGCCCCCAGACGGATGGATGATCTTTGTGCGAGTAGTGCCAATCACACCCTTGAATGGCGTGGGCGGCCCGTGTTGCTCATCTACAGTTATTACTATAATTGAAAAAAGGATGGTGTGTATGAAAAAAAGAAAGCTGATTTCTACCCTAATGTTAGGGAGCATTTTGTGCTTACCTGTAATCGCACAAGCTAATTCTCCGAAGCAAGAAATCTCAACACAGTCTATTTCTTATAATACTATCAGTGTTGAGGAGGCTAAAAAAGCCATTAATAATTTTATCAAAAAAAATGAACAGTTACATGATTTAAGAGACGGTAAAATTGTATTTAAAGAACATCTCTACGATATTGATGATACCGTTGTGGGATACTATTTCACTGTGGAATCCGAAAAGACAAAAGGCTATTTTATTACTTCAGCAGTTGATACAATAGATCCTATGATACAGTATGGTATAGATGTAGATCTAGAAGAAACTCTGAATAAAAAAATGAAAGATGAAAAAGTCTATTATTTCGGTGTAAACAAATTTAGCTTCGGTAAAAGTGGTAAGGAAGTAAAAGAAAAATTTGAAAAAGCTAAATCTGCAACATTAAAGAAATTAAAAGCCGAAAAAAAAGATGGAACAGAAGAGTATAAAAAAGTTGAAAAAGCACAATTAAAATCGTTGAAAAAAGGTGATAAGAGAAGCCCGGGTTGGGACGGGTTGTTGAAAGATAGTAGCGATGGAATGATATCTATCGCCGCTACAGACTATAAAGTATTAAGTGGCGTTGACCGTATCTATCAGCGTAGTTCCGGTATTAATAATCCGAGTTCAGCTTGTGGTCCAACAGTAGCCGCTATGATTATGGATTATTATCATGATGAGTTAGGTTATAATGTTCGAGATAACGCTTATTATGGCTCATGGGCAGCGTTAGTTAATCATCTTTATAATGAGATGGGGAGTACATGGTTAGGAACAACAATTACAATGTGGGCCAACGGTGCTCTTACACACGTTTACCATACAAGTAATGCTTGGAGCTCTAATAAAGTAACAGATGCGGTAGGGAATAGTTCCAAATTTATTGGTGCCATAGATAGCTACGACCCTGTTGCTATCCGTTTTGATTTATTTGACTCTGGTGGAGCACAAATCGAATATCATTTTGTTTGTGGAATTGGATATGATAAAAACGGTTCTTATGCAGGCGATTTACATGTTGCTTACAAAGATCCAGATAATGGTGCAGATAATACAGGTACGCACTGGTTTGATTGGACAGGTGACGACCAAGACATCGAATTTGCGTGGCTATCCTAAACATAATACAGCCCTTATGTTGATTAAGGGCTGTTTTATTATTAATATAAATTCGTAAAAATGGATAAGGAGGATTTATTTTGAAGTTATTCTCTAAACGGCTTATTATATCATTTTTAGTTTGTTTATTGATGTTATATCTAACGGAACTTTTTACGAAAGAGCCTCACGTAACTTCAGGTAACGGAAATCCGGGGCTTTTTATTATCATGTTAGCAGCATTTTCATTTTTGTTCTTTGGGATGGAGTTATGGAAAGTCCTCACTAACAAGAGCATTTCAAAGAGAGGTTTGTTGTCTATGAGTATTGGTTCATTCTGTATTTTAAGCATGTCCGCTTTTTTAGAAATTACATATGTTTTAGACTTAATTAAACAACTCGGAGGACCTCCATCTAACGTAAATTCTAAAATCTACCGTTTTAGCTGGATAAATCAATATACAAATACTTTTTACGTTAATGCTTATACGTTGTTAATCTTTATTTCAAGTATTCTTTTAATTTACTCCATACAAAAAATGTTTACAAAAGACTGTAGATGAGCAAATTGATGATGTATAAAATTTTGTGTAAAGCATTTTGCTAGAACAAAAGAAAAAAGGTAGGGTATTCTCTGATTGGACCAAAAATCTTAGAGAAAGGAGAACCCTACCTATGTCTAAAAGTATACCGAATGTAGACTGGGCAAATCAATTGGAAAATACCATTCGTCAGTTTGTAAAAGAAAAATTAGAACTGATCATGCGGGAAGAAATCAAACATTTCCTCGAAATCGAACAGGCTGGAACGCCAAACATGAGAAACGGCTACTATCAATGAAATCTAGATACGCAATATGGCCGAATTGAAGGTCTTTTGGTCCCAAGAGACCGAAACGGAGAATTTCAAACACAGCTGTTTGCCCCTTACCAACGACACACCGGCTGGCTGGAAGAAGCCATCATCAAGATGTATCAAAGCGGCATGAGTACACGGGAAATTGGCAAGTTTATTGAACGAATTTTAGGAAATGCGTATTCTCCCACGACGATCAGTCATATCACGGATGTGGTAAAGGAAGACATCGAGAAATGGCACACTCGTCCTCTACAAAAGCGTTATTCGGTCTTATATTTGGATGGTTTATATGTAAAACTTCGTCGCGAAACCGTGGAGAAAGAAGTCATTTATGTGGTGTTAGGGGTGAATGAAGAAGGGTATCGCGAAATTCTTGATTTCTTTGTGGGAGGACAAGAAAATGCCTATGTATGGCAGGAAATTCTTCAAAACCTTTACAAAAGAGGCGTCAAGGAAGTGCTTTTAGGGGTATTCGATGGACTACCGTGTCTAGAAGAAGCCTTTAAGGCGGTGTATCCGAAAGCCGATGTACAGCGTTGTGTCGTTCACAAAGTACGTAATACCTTAAATCGTGTTCGGAAAAAAGATCAATTCGAAGTGGCAGAGGATCTCAAACTGATTGATCGCGCACCGAATAAGGAGATGGCGTTACAGATGTTTCAACAGTTTGAATCAAAATGGTCCAGCAAGTATCCGAGAGAAGTCCAGTCTTGGGCGAATGAGTTGGATGTCCTCCTAACATTTATGGATGATCCAAGCAGTATTCGAAGTGTGATTTATACGACCAATGCCATTGAACGAACGATCAAGGAGATTCGGAAACGTCTCAAGCCGATGAACAGTTTGAGTAGTTTAGAAGCCGCTGAAAAAGTCGTGTATTTAACCATTCAAGATTTTAATGAGAAGTGGGCAGGGAGAAAGTTACGAGGATTTGCCGAAGCGCACGAAGTCCTTCAACGAATGTTTGAAGAACGTTATCATTAACCAAATACTGTAAATTAACAAAAATAGGGGGATTCTCCCTTTCCACACAAGAAACTGAATATTCAGTCTCCTGTGTGGAGAAAACCAGTCCCCTATCAATTCAAATCCATTTCAGAGAAACCCTACC
Protein-coding regions in this window:
- a CDS encoding C39 family peptidase, which codes for MKKRKLISTLMLGSILCLPVIAQANSPKQEISTQSISYNTISVEEAKKAINNFIKKNEQLHDLRDGKIVFKEHLYDIDDTVVGYYFTVESEKTKGYFITSAVDTIDPMIQYGIDVDLEETLNKKMKDEKVYYFGVNKFSFGKSGKEVKEKFEKAKSATLKKLKAEKKDGTEEYKKVEKAQLKSLKKGDKRSPGWDGLLKDSSDGMISIAATDYKVLSGVDRIYQRSSGINNPSSACGPTVAAMIMDYYHDELGYNVRDNAYYGSWAALVNHLYNEMGSTWLGTTITMWANGALTHVYHTSNAWSSNKVTDAVGNSSKFIGAIDSYDPVAIRFDLFDSGGAQIEYHFVCGIGYDKNGSYAGDLHVAYKDPDNGADNTGTHWFDWTGDDQDIEFAWLS